The following DNA comes from Nitrospinota bacterium.
GAGGTATTCGTCCAGAATGAGGTCCCCAATGACCAGGACCCTGGGCCTTTTTGTGTTGTCGAAGAAATTTTTGAATTTGGCTTTCATCTAAAACTCGTCTTCGATGATTTCACAGATAATGTGACCGATGGTGATGTGGACTTCTTGAATGCGAGCGGTATCATCCGAGGGAACGACGATGGCCAGGCGCACCTGGTTTTTTGCCTGTCCGCCTTCATTGCCCAATAGGGCAATGGTGACGACCCCGAGTTCGTTAGCGACTTTGAAAGCCCGGAGGACATTTTCGGAGTTGCCGCTGGTACTGAAGCCAAGGAGGACATCGCCCTTTCGCGCAATGGCCTCGACCTGCCGCGAGAAAATAGTCTCGAACCCGTAATCGTTGCCAAGCGCGGTCAGGGAGGATGTGTCCACCGTAAGCGCAAGGGCTGGAATGGCGGCTCTTTCTTTTTTGAATCGGCCCACCAGTTCTGCGGCGATGTGCTGGGCGTCCGCCGCACTGCCGCCGTTGCCAATGAGTAACAGTTTTCCGCCGTTTTTCAGACTTTCCTGTATCAGCCGCGTGGCTTCAAGGATTTTTTCCGACAGGGTTTCCGCCACCTGGTATTTCAAGTCGGCGCTGGCATTGAGAAAATTTTTTATTCGTTCCATATCGAGAAGATGAGAGTCGTTTTTATTCATGGCCTGAAACCGTCAGGGTTTCATAACAAGCCTTCATCAGAAAAACTAAAATATTTATTATCCCCGATGATGATGTGATCCACCATCCGGATGCCCACGATTTGCCCGGTCTTGCTGAGACGATGGGTGATTTCCATGTCCTGCTGGCTGGGCGATGGGTCCCCGCTTGGGTGATTGTGGACCAGAGCGAAGGAAGCCGCAGACTCCCTGATGGCGGGAATCATGACTTCCCGCGGGTGAACGATACTGGCATTCAAACTGCCCTCGGAAATGGTCAGGTCCTTGATCATAACTAATTTTGGATTCAAAAGAACGACTTTTACGATTTCTTTTTTAAGATGTTGCAGGAATGGCGCGTAGTATTCCACGAAACACCGACTGGTATCCATTTTTTCTTTTTTATCGGTCTTTTGCGAGGACATTCGTTTGCCTACTTCCAGGGCCGCTTTTATTTGCGCGGCCTTGGCGATGCCGATGCCTTTGACCTTGCACAGCTCCATTACCGAAGCCTGGTCCATTTGGCGAAAATTGCTAAACACATTTAACAGATCACGGCTGAGATCGACAGCATTTTTTCGGGTCGACCGGTCCCCGGAGCCGATCAGGATCCCCAAAAGATGGGCGTCAGAAAGTTTGTCTTCACCATATTTAATCAGCCTTTCCCTGGGGCGTTCGTCTTCGGGCCAATCTTTTATCGAGCAATCGCTGTTGTTGGCCATAAGACCTTATCTGACTCAGGATGACTTAACTTTGGCCTTGAAGTATTCCAGGGTAGTGCTTAAACCGTCATCCAATCCCACCTGCGGTTCCCAGTTCAGGATTTTCTTTGCCAGCGTGATATCGGGCTGACGGACTTTCGGATCGTCTACGGGAAGCGAAGTGTAAAGGATTTTACTCTTGCTTTGCGTGGCTTGCAAAATTTTCTCCGCCATTTCCTTGATGGTCATTTCCCTGGGGTTGCCAATGTTCACCGGATCGTTCATGT
Coding sequences within:
- the gmhA gene encoding D-sedoheptulose 7-phosphate isomerase encodes the protein MERIKNFLNASADLKYQVAETLSEKILEATRLIQESLKNGGKLLLIGNGGSAADAQHIAAELVGRFKKERAAIPALALTVDTSSLTALGNDYGFETIFSRQVEAIARKGDVLLGFSTSGNSENVLRAFKVANELGVVTIALLGNEGGQAKNQVRLAIVVPSDDTARIQEVHITIGHIICEIIEDEF
- the radC gene encoding DNA repair protein RadC, translated to MANNSDCSIKDWPEDERPRERLIKYGEDKLSDAHLLGILIGSGDRSTRKNAVDLSRDLLNVFSNFRQMDQASVMELCKVKGIGIAKAAQIKAALEVGKRMSSQKTDKKEKMDTSRCFVEYYAPFLQHLKKEIVKVVLLNPKLVMIKDLTISEGSLNASIVHPREVMIPAIRESAASFALVHNHPSGDPSPSQQDMEITHRLSKTGQIVGIRMVDHIIIGDNKYFSFSDEGLL